A genomic region of Pseudomonas migulae contains the following coding sequences:
- the rph gene encoding ribonuclease PH gives MKRPSGRAADQLRSIRITRNYTKHAEGSVLVEFGDTKVICTVSVENGVPRFLKGQGQGWLTAEYGMLPRATGERNQREASRGKQGGRTLEIQRLIGRSLRASLDMSKLGDVTLYVDCDVIQADGGTRTASITGAMVALVDALKVIKKRGGLKGGDPLKQMIAAVSVGMYQGEPVLDLDYLEDSAAETDLNVVMTSTGGFIEVQGTAEGAPFQPEELTAMLELAKKGMSEIFELQKAALAD, from the coding sequence ATGAAACGTCCAAGTGGTCGCGCTGCCGATCAGCTCCGCTCGATCCGCATTACCCGCAACTACACCAAACACGCCGAGGGATCTGTACTGGTCGAGTTCGGTGATACCAAAGTCATCTGCACCGTCAGCGTCGAAAACGGCGTGCCGCGGTTCCTCAAAGGCCAGGGCCAGGGTTGGTTGACTGCTGAATACGGCATGCTGCCGCGCGCCACCGGCGAGCGTAACCAGCGTGAAGCGAGCCGCGGCAAACAAGGCGGCCGCACCCTGGAAATCCAGCGTCTGATCGGTCGTTCCCTGCGCGCATCGCTGGACATGTCCAAGCTGGGCGACGTCACCTTGTACGTCGACTGCGACGTGATCCAGGCTGACGGCGGCACCCGCACCGCGTCCATCACTGGCGCCATGGTTGCACTGGTCGATGCCTTGAAAGTGATCAAGAAGCGTGGCGGCCTGAAAGGCGGCGACCCACTCAAGCAAATGATCGCTGCCGTTTCGGTGGGCATGTACCAGGGCGAGCCTGTGCTCGACCTCGACTACCTGGAAGACTCGGCTGCCGAGACTGACCTGAACGTGGTGATGACCAGCACCGGCGGCTTCATCGAAGTCCAGGGCACTGCCGAAGGCGCGCCGTTCCAGCCTGAAGAACTGACGGCCATGCTGGAGCTGGCGAAGAAGGGCATGAGCGAAATCTTCGAATTGCAAAAGGCTGCACTGGCTGACTGA
- a CDS encoding YicC/YloC family endoribonuclease — protein sequence MVHSMTAFARVEKAGAQGTLSWELRSVNSRYLEPHLRLPESFRDLEGAVREALRQGISRGKLECTLRFTEENTDKPLQVDRERAAQLVAAAETIAGLIKNPAALNPLEVLAWPGVLVGDASDPQALNAEALALFNEGLKELKAGREREGAELARLINDRLTSIEEDVVTLRELVPQMLATQRQKVLDRFADMKAEMDPQRLEQEMVMLAQKSDVAEELDRLSTHIIEVRRVLKSGGAAGRRLDFLMQELNREANTLGSKAFDPRSTQAAVNLKVLIEQMREQVQNIE from the coding sequence ATGGTGCACAGCATGACCGCCTTCGCCCGCGTCGAAAAAGCCGGCGCCCAGGGCACCCTGAGCTGGGAACTGCGCTCGGTCAACAGCCGCTACCTGGAACCCCACCTGCGCCTGCCGGAGTCGTTTCGCGACCTCGAAGGCGCGGTCCGCGAAGCGCTACGCCAGGGCATCTCCCGGGGCAAGCTCGAATGCACCCTGCGCTTCACCGAAGAAAACACTGACAAACCTCTGCAAGTGGACCGCGAGCGCGCCGCTCAATTGGTTGCCGCCGCCGAGACCATCGCCGGCCTGATCAAGAATCCGGCGGCGCTGAACCCGCTTGAAGTGCTGGCCTGGCCCGGCGTTCTGGTCGGCGACGCCAGCGACCCGCAAGCCTTGAATGCCGAAGCACTGGCGCTGTTCAACGAAGGCCTGAAAGAACTCAAGGCCGGCCGCGAGCGCGAAGGCGCAGAGCTGGCGCGCCTGATCAACGATCGCCTGACCTCCATTGAAGAAGACGTGGTGACCCTGCGTGAGCTGGTCCCGCAGATGCTCGCCACCCAGCGCCAGAAAGTCCTCGACCGCTTCGCCGACATGAAAGCCGAGATGGACCCGCAGCGCCTGGAACAGGAAATGGTCATGCTCGCTCAGAAGAGCGACGTGGCCGAAGAACTGGATCGCCTGAGCACTCACATCATTGAAGTTCGCCGGGTGCTCAAGTCCGGCGGCGCGGCCGGCCGGCGCCTCGACTTCCTGATGCAGGAGCTCAACCGCGAAGCCAACACACTGGGCTCCAAAGCCTTCGACCCGCGCAGCACCCAGGCGGCGGTCAACCTCAAAGTGTTGATCGAGCAGATGCGCGAACAAGTGCAGAATATTGAGTAA